The following proteins are co-located in the Castanea sativa cultivar Marrone di Chiusa Pesio chromosome 8, ASM4071231v1 genome:
- the LOC142605502 gene encoding casparian strip membrane protein 3-like, with protein MDSDRSGVLTEVSVQEPKANPRGKAVAGAAPPPPVVISTKATTTSNPKGGWRRGFAIFDLVLRLCGIAVALAATAIMGTTQQTLPFFTQFFQFQAQYNDLPTFTFFVIANAIASGYLVLSLPFSIICIVRPHLRGLRILLIILDTLMIGLAMAAAASAATIADLAQNGNSNANWAPICQQFDDFCQSITEAVQSSFAVAVIFILLVVFSSLALRRN; from the exons ATGGACTCAGACAGGAGTGGTGTTCTGACAGAGGTTTCTGTTCAAGAGCCAAAGGCCAATCCCAGAGGAAAAGCTGTTGCTGGGGCTGCTCCTCCTCCCCCTGTTGTAATTTCCACAAAAGCTACTACTACTTCAAACCCAAAAGGAGGATGGAGAAGAGGCTTTGCcatttttgatcttgttttaagGCTTTGTGGCATTGCGGTTGCTTTAGCTGCCACTGCCATAATGGGAACTACTCAACAAACTCTTCCCTTCTTCACACAGTTCTTCCAGTTCCAAGCTCAATACAATGATCTTCCAACTTTCAC GTTTTTTGTGATTGCAAATGCAATAGCTAGCGGATACCTTGTCCTCTCCTTGCCCTTCTCTATAATCTGCATCGTTCGGCCACATTTAAGAGGACTAAGGATCCTCCTTATCATCCTCGATACA CTGATGATTGGCCTTGCCATGGCTGCAGCTGCCTCGGCTGCTACCATTGCGGACTTAGCTCAGAATGGGAATTCAAACGCCAATTGGGCCCCTATTTGCCAGCAGTTCGATGACTTTTGCCAGAGTATCACTGAGGCTGTTCAGAGTTCCTTTGCCGTAGCAGTCATCTTCATCTTGCTGGTTGTTTTCTCCTCTTTGGCTCTGCGTAGAAACTGA